From the genome of Streptacidiphilus rugosus AM-16, one region includes:
- a CDS encoding class I adenylate-forming enzyme family protein: protein MSDQSSIAPLAARRQLMTEPDLGAGNFLDHAIAVNPHRAVPFAYSHHTDHRGQVVLRGHTLLDLAALRDRYARWYHANGVRPGEPVGVVVAEGLEPLLHFFALTALGAIPALVNDAMRHDVMVRYLNHVGVVGVVADDTTRLAAAYREDPQRRPRFLALAAEVQAFDADRAELPEVYPYRHAADDVVALIHSSGTTGTPKSTMLAHRQFWDGKQPRMERFPAEPYDRLMSLMPHTHAGGLSYFLTATLIGLPTVVMGDWRRTTVEPVMEAFRPTMVASFPRTFVELATGELPARGAAKVHSWFNTGDSAHYGHIRRLVTLGERPAGLIKPWLLPQDAAQEEPLPGSQFVDGLGSSEMGMALFGQVFTPETPRDDRCVGRATEVVIKAAVLDQDGAEAPDGTVGMLGIVSPSRTPGYWHAPQLTESFELGGYWLTGDVARRDAEGRFYHLDRTVDVIDTLAGPVYSLPIEEVLLADCAELVQDCSVVGVPGAPGEGQRPIAVVRLQADAARCTAEEVQEAANKALAEAGLATLAAVSVARTPEEFPLGPTGKVLKRELRTRFATLLSGL, encoded by the coding sequence ATGAGCGACCAGAGTTCCATCGCCCCCCTCGCCGCCAGACGGCAGTTGATGACCGAGCCCGACCTCGGCGCCGGCAACTTCCTCGACCACGCGATCGCGGTCAACCCGCATCGCGCGGTCCCCTTCGCCTACAGCCACCACACCGACCACCGCGGTCAGGTGGTGCTGCGCGGCCACACCCTGCTGGACCTGGCGGCGCTGCGGGACCGCTACGCCCGGTGGTACCACGCCAACGGGGTCAGGCCAGGGGAGCCGGTCGGCGTCGTGGTGGCCGAGGGTCTGGAGCCGCTCCTGCACTTCTTCGCGCTGACCGCGCTCGGAGCGATCCCCGCGCTGGTCAACGATGCGATGCGGCACGACGTCATGGTGCGCTACCTGAACCATGTGGGCGTGGTCGGCGTGGTCGCCGACGACACCACCCGACTGGCCGCCGCCTACCGCGAGGACCCGCAGCGGCGGCCGCGCTTCCTCGCCCTGGCCGCCGAGGTCCAGGCCTTCGACGCGGACCGGGCCGAGCTGCCCGAGGTCTACCCCTACCGCCATGCCGCCGACGACGTGGTGGCGCTGATCCACTCCTCCGGCACCACAGGTACGCCCAAGTCGACGATGCTGGCGCACCGTCAGTTCTGGGACGGGAAGCAGCCCCGGATGGAGCGCTTCCCCGCCGAGCCCTACGACCGGCTGATGTCGCTGATGCCGCACACCCACGCGGGCGGGCTCAGCTACTTCCTCACCGCCACCCTGATCGGCCTGCCCACGGTGGTGATGGGCGACTGGCGGCGCACCACCGTGGAGCCGGTGATGGAGGCCTTCCGGCCCACCATGGTCGCCTCGTTCCCGCGCACCTTCGTCGAGCTTGCCACCGGCGAACTGCCGGCCCGCGGGGCGGCGAAGGTGCACTCCTGGTTCAACACCGGCGACAGCGCGCACTACGGCCACATCCGGCGCCTGGTGACGCTGGGCGAGCGGCCCGCCGGGCTGATCAAGCCCTGGTTGCTGCCGCAGGACGCCGCGCAGGAAGAGCCGTTGCCCGGTTCGCAGTTCGTCGACGGCCTGGGCTCCTCGGAGATGGGCATGGCCCTGTTCGGCCAGGTCTTCACCCCGGAGACGCCGCGCGACGACCGCTGCGTCGGCAGGGCCACCGAGGTCGTGATCAAGGCCGCGGTGCTGGACCAGGACGGCGCGGAGGCGCCCGACGGCACCGTGGGCATGCTGGGGATCGTCAGCCCCTCGCGCACCCCGGGGTACTGGCACGCGCCGCAGCTCACCGAGTCCTTCGAGCTGGGCGGCTACTGGCTCACCGGCGACGTGGCACGCCGCGACGCCGAGGGCCGGTTCTACCATCTGGACCGCACCGTCGACGTGATCGACACCCTCGCCGGACCGGTCTACAGCCTGCCGATCGAGGAGGTGCTGCTGGCCGACTGCGCCGAACTGGTGCAGGACTGCTCGGTGGTGGGCGTGCCCGGAGCGCCGGGGGAGGGCCAGCGCCCGATCGCGGTGGTGCGGCTGCAGGCGGACGCCGCGCGGTGCACGGCCGAGGAGGTCCAGGAGGCGGCCAACAAGGCGCTGGCGGAGGCGGGTCTGGCGACCCTCGCGGCGGTCAGCGTCGCGCGGACGCCGGAGGAGTTTCCGCTGGGGCCCACCGGTAAGGTCCTCAAGCGCGAACTGCGGACCCGCTTCGCGACCCTGCTCTCCGGCCTGTAA
- a CDS encoding flavin monoamine oxidase family protein, producing the protein MNGPTRGGGEARGRVVVVGAGLAGLTAADGLAARGFAVTVLEARERVGGRTHGLEVAPDQWIDAGAAYLGERHTELLALAADTGLKTTPTEMHGASRFALGADPTATSDGRFPPLNAVALGDLFELLDELAAAVRPDAPWLTPDAARLDTLTVAEWAGRELPHPDTRLFLPLFLGEMTAADPADVSLLHLAFYLRSGGGLRYLNAFEGGAQQDRIEGGAHQLCERLAERLATRPGARLRLGEPVRAVTQDADGVTVRSARGEYRAEAVVMALPPLLAEAVAYTPALPAPRAGERTAPGCAVKVSLVYPAPVWRDHGLSGWSVNSEGPLLSTVDDSPAGGGVGVLTGFVTGREAHRFAALDAERQRAVATEQAARLFPMLPAPVGVHVTDWVNERYSRGCYAALFGPGDWLRLGPTLTAPVGRIHWAGTETSTEFFGLMEGAIRSGLRVVAELAETAQPSEPADRG; encoded by the coding sequence GTGAACGGCCCGACGCGCGGTGGCGGCGAGGCACGCGGCCGGGTCGTGGTGGTCGGCGCCGGCCTGGCCGGGCTGACGGCCGCCGACGGGCTGGCCGCCCGGGGCTTCGCGGTGACCGTGCTGGAGGCCAGGGAACGGGTCGGCGGCCGCACCCACGGCCTGGAGGTCGCCCCCGACCAGTGGATCGACGCGGGCGCGGCCTACCTGGGCGAGCGTCACACCGAACTGCTGGCTCTGGCCGCGGACACCGGCCTGAAGACCACCCCGACGGAGATGCACGGCGCCAGCCGCTTCGCCCTCGGCGCCGACCCCACCGCCACCAGCGACGGCCGCTTCCCGCCGTTGAACGCCGTCGCCCTGGGCGACCTGTTCGAGCTGCTCGACGAACTGGCCGCCGCCGTGCGACCGGACGCGCCCTGGCTGACTCCGGACGCGGCCCGCCTGGACACGCTGACCGTCGCCGAGTGGGCCGGGCGGGAGCTGCCGCACCCGGACACCCGGCTGTTCCTGCCGCTGTTCCTCGGCGAGATGACCGCCGCCGACCCGGCCGACGTCTCGCTGCTGCACCTGGCCTTCTACCTGCGGTCCGGCGGCGGCCTGCGCTACCTCAACGCCTTCGAGGGCGGCGCCCAGCAGGACCGGATCGAGGGCGGCGCGCACCAGCTGTGCGAGCGGCTGGCCGAGCGCCTCGCCACCCGGCCCGGCGCCAGGCTCCGGCTCGGCGAGCCGGTCCGCGCGGTCACCCAGGACGCGGACGGCGTCACCGTCCGGTCCGCCCGCGGCGAGTACCGGGCCGAGGCGGTCGTCATGGCGCTGCCGCCGCTGCTGGCCGAAGCGGTCGCCTACACGCCCGCGCTGCCCGCGCCCCGGGCGGGGGAGCGCACCGCGCCCGGCTGCGCGGTCAAGGTCAGCCTGGTCTACCCGGCGCCGGTCTGGCGCGACCACGGACTGTCCGGCTGGTCGGTCAACTCCGAGGGCCCGCTGCTGTCCACCGTGGACGACTCGCCGGCCGGCGGCGGCGTCGGCGTGCTCACCGGCTTCGTCACCGGCCGCGAGGCCCACCGCTTCGCGGCGCTGGACGCCGAGCGGCAGCGGGCCGTCGCGACGGAGCAGGCGGCCAGGCTCTTCCCGATGCTGCCCGCCCCCGTCGGGGTGCATGTCACCGACTGGGTGAACGAGCGCTACAGCCGAGGCTGCTACGCCGCCCTCTTCGGCCCCGGCGACTGGCTGCGGCTGGGCCCGACGCTGACCGCGCCCGTCGGCCGGATCCACTGGGCGGGCACGGAGACCAGTACCGAGTTCTTCGGACTGATGGAGGGCGCGATCCGCTCCGGCCTCCGCGTCGTCGCCGAGCTGGCGGAGACCGCGCAGCCGTCGGAGCCGGCCGACCGCGGCTGA
- a CDS encoding acyl carrier protein: MSVDTTLPDGGTTGGRPGETAPSGASAALVDDLVAIFRRVLERSDVTADADFFALGGDSLLGTRVLSAIARGHGVELEFGDLLDAPTPRGLAEKTAAAR; this comes from the coding sequence ATGAGCGTGGACACCACCCTCCCCGACGGCGGCACCACCGGAGGAAGACCGGGGGAGACGGCGCCGAGCGGTGCGTCCGCGGCGCTCGTCGACGACCTGGTGGCGATCTTCCGCCGGGTCCTGGAGCGCTCCGACGTGACGGCCGACGCCGACTTCTTCGCCCTCGGCGGCGACTCGCTGCTCGGCACCAGGGTGCTCAGCGCGATCGCCCGCGGCCACGGCGTGGAGCTGGAGTTCGGCGACCTGCTGGACGCGCCGACCCCGCGCGGGCTGGCCGAGAAGACCGCGGCGGCGCGGTGA
- a CDS encoding amino acid adenylation domain-containing protein codes for MSNHKGVDAQTADLLDAFMELSRRQPDRPALASPDGVLDYGQLAVKARHLTECLGSAPGIVAVAAEHRPQTVIALLGVLAAGGGYCPVDPAHPRSRREAMVRTAGCRLLLGGGADLAAELGLEYREIESDAVAGPQDRQSAADDRAAAADSETPAYLLFTSGSTGRPKPVVTPRRAISASVGSLRDLFGLTPEDRVLQFASLNWDTCFEEILPALTAGAAVVFDPDAHAGSFPRFLRMIRRTRITVLDLPTAFWHELVLHLVESGEKLPDSLRLLVIGGEAAAPARLADWSRLDTAGIRLLNTYGCTETTLVTHAVDLCGPLAARPGAAWDAAVPAPIGRPLPHVRQRIGAEGELLVGGPGLATGYLGLPEATAARFTEVDGEFCFRTGDRVERGADGLLTHRGRLDGELKVRGVRVDPAEIEAQIATHPEVGAVAVAGALVAGRTTLLAYVVPAARARTTGLDTEVRSFLRGRVPEQLLPSRVTVVPRLVLTPSGKVDRAASHRRYAPPDQVKGDL; via the coding sequence ATGTCAAATCACAAAGGCGTCGATGCGCAGACCGCCGACCTTCTTGACGCGTTCATGGAATTATCTCGTCGTCAGCCGGACCGACCCGCACTCGCATCCCCGGACGGCGTTCTCGACTATGGTCAACTCGCGGTCAAGGCCCGTCATCTGACGGAATGCCTGGGATCAGCGCCGGGCATCGTCGCGGTGGCGGCGGAACATCGGCCGCAGACCGTGATCGCCCTGCTGGGGGTGCTCGCGGCCGGCGGCGGCTACTGTCCGGTCGACCCGGCGCACCCCCGGTCCCGCAGGGAGGCGATGGTCCGGACGGCGGGATGCCGGCTGCTGCTGGGCGGCGGCGCGGACCTGGCCGCGGAACTCGGTCTGGAATACCGGGAAATCGAGTCGGACGCGGTTGCCGGGCCGCAGGATAGGCAGTCGGCCGCCGATGACCGAGCGGCTGCGGCGGATTCGGAGACGCCCGCCTACCTGCTCTTCACCTCGGGATCCACGGGGCGGCCGAAACCGGTGGTGACACCGCGTCGGGCAATCTCCGCGTCGGTCGGGTCGCTGCGCGACCTGTTCGGGCTGACGCCCGAGGACCGCGTCCTCCAGTTCGCGTCGCTCAACTGGGACACCTGCTTCGAGGAGATCCTGCCCGCGCTCACCGCGGGAGCGGCCGTGGTCTTCGATCCCGACGCGCACGCGGGCTCGTTCCCACGCTTCCTCCGGATGATCCGGCGTACACGAATCACCGTACTCGACCTACCTACGGCGTTCTGGCACGAGCTGGTGCTGCATCTGGTGGAGAGCGGGGAGAAGCTGCCGGACAGCCTGCGGCTGCTGGTGATCGGCGGCGAGGCGGCCGCCCCGGCGCGGCTGGCCGACTGGTCCCGGCTGGACACCGCGGGGATCCGCCTGCTCAACACCTACGGCTGCACCGAGACCACGCTGGTCACCCATGCGGTGGACCTGTGCGGTCCGCTGGCCGCGCGGCCCGGCGCGGCCTGGGACGCCGCCGTCCCGGCGCCCATCGGCCGACCCCTGCCGCACGTGCGGCAGCGGATCGGCGCCGAGGGCGAACTGCTCGTCGGGGGCCCCGGACTGGCCACCGGCTACCTCGGGCTGCCCGAGGCCACCGCGGCCCGGTTCACCGAGGTGGACGGCGAGTTCTGCTTCCGCACCGGCGACCGGGTCGAGCGCGGCGCGGACGGCCTGCTGACCCACCGCGGCCGGCTGGACGGCGAGCTGAAGGTGCGCGGAGTCCGCGTCGACCCGGCCGAGATCGAGGCCCAGATCGCGACCCACCCCGAGGTGGGCGCGGTGGCGGTGGCCGGGGCGCTCGTCGCGGGCCGGACCACGCTGCTGGCCTACGTGGTACCGGCCGCGCGGGCCAGAACCACCGGACTGGACACCGAGGTCCGGTCCTTCCTGCGCGGCCGGGTGCCCGAGCAACTGCTGCCCAGCCGCGTCACCGTCGTCCCCCGGCTCGTCCTGACCCCGAGCGGCAAGGTCGACCGGGCGGCCTCACACCGGCGTTACGCACCACCCGACCAGGTCAAAGGAGACCTCTGA
- a CDS encoding vWA domain-containing protein: MTELIAGAHTPVPAGELTLLLRWAGGSVLDASAVLVAANGRVRSDDDLVFYNQPQAEAGAVRHLGGTPGRQTLAVDPARLPADVERVVVAATVDGGVFADVRDLALELHDAAGSVAASFPVRTAGPETLLLLAEVYRRQGGWRLRALGQGYDTGLAGLAADFGVTVDDEPPAPPRSAPAGDPISLRKEIVRVSLEKRGAAGVRARVALVLDRSGSMRPLYHAGVVGRLVERIAPVAAVVDDDSSLDAWIFADECARLPSLRVPQELEPWIAANVYIRQGNRQLPPLPDGSLRVPDHLVHVFGGNNEPEVIRDILDFYAAEPGDPVLVLFFSDGGINRSRQIQALLTKAAAEPVFWQFVGLGRSDYGILERFDTMPGRLVDNAGFFQVDDIDRITDAELYDRLLSEFPQWLTDARRAGVIR, encoded by the coding sequence ATGACTGAACTGATCGCAGGCGCCCACACCCCCGTCCCCGCCGGGGAACTGACCCTGCTGCTCCGCTGGGCGGGCGGCTCGGTACTGGACGCGTCGGCCGTGCTGGTGGCCGCGAACGGGAGGGTGCGCTCCGACGACGATCTGGTCTTCTACAACCAGCCGCAGGCCGAGGCCGGTGCGGTGCGGCACCTGGGCGGCACGCCGGGCCGCCAGACGCTGGCTGTCGATCCGGCACGGCTGCCCGCCGACGTGGAGCGGGTGGTCGTCGCCGCGACCGTGGACGGCGGCGTCTTCGCCGACGTGCGCGACCTGGCGCTGGAACTGCACGACGCGGCCGGCTCGGTGGCCGCGTCCTTCCCCGTCCGGACCGCGGGGCCGGAGACGCTGCTGCTGCTCGCCGAGGTCTACCGGCGCCAGGGCGGCTGGCGGCTGCGCGCGCTCGGCCAGGGCTACGACACCGGCCTGGCCGGGCTCGCCGCCGACTTCGGCGTGACCGTGGACGACGAGCCGCCGGCGCCCCCGCGGTCCGCCCCGGCGGGCGACCCGATCTCGCTGCGCAAGGAGATCGTCAGGGTCAGTCTGGAGAAGCGCGGCGCGGCCGGGGTCCGGGCCAGGGTCGCCCTGGTGCTGGACCGTTCGGGCTCCATGCGGCCGCTCTACCACGCGGGCGTGGTGGGCCGGCTGGTCGAGCGGATCGCCCCGGTCGCCGCCGTCGTCGACGACGACAGCTCGCTGGACGCCTGGATCTTCGCGGACGAGTGCGCCCGGCTGCCCTCGCTGCGGGTGCCGCAGGAGCTGGAGCCCTGGATCGCCGCCAACGTCTACATCCGCCAGGGAAACCGGCAGCTGCCACCGCTCCCCGACGGCAGCCTGCGGGTCCCCGACCACCTGGTGCACGTCTTCGGCGGCAACAACGAGCCCGAGGTCATCAGGGACATCCTCGACTTCTACGCCGCCGAGCCCGGCGACCCGGTACTGGTCCTGTTCTTCTCCGACGGCGGCATCAACCGCAGCCGTCAGATCCAGGCGCTGCTGACCAAGGCCGCGGCCGAGCCGGTGTTCTGGCAGTTCGTCGGGCTGGGCCGGTCCGACTACGGCATCCTGGAGCGCTTCGACACCATGCCCGGCCGTCTGGTCGACAACGCGGGCTTCTTCCAGGTCGACGACATCGACCGGATCACCGACGCGGAGCTCTACGACCGGCTGCTGAGCGAGTTCCCGCAGTGGCTCACCGACGCCCGCCGCGCCGGAGTCATCCGCTGA
- a CDS encoding cryptochrome/photolyase family protein, with product MRLASGRHAPPRSERKPRAGAEPGKEARVTATRPHWLFADQLGPHFLTPEDPGPDADAPVVLVESLAVLRRRVFHRAKAHLVLSALRHRAAELGDRARYVRADTYREGLRLAVGDAAVTVHHPTSRAALALVDRLPQVEVLPPRGFLTDFAAFRRWAGSRGPRRLLLEDFYRSVRERHELLMDAGQPAGGRWNLDVENRERPPRGAGRLPVEPPWQPEEDEIDQEVRADLDRWERRGEVRFLGRDGPRRFAATGTEARQALAHFLARRLPDFGRWEDAMLSQDPWMAHSLLSAPLNLGLLDPLECVRGAEDAYRSGAAPLNSVEGFVRQIAGWREYVWQLYWHFGEDYRHANALDHRGAVPAWFADLDADAVGAACLRGALAQVRDTGWTHHIPRLMLLGNWALQHGWDPRAVTDWFHRAFVDGYDWVMVPNVVGMSQHADGGRMTTKPYLAGGSYIHRMSDFCGSCRYDPQRRTGPEACPMTTGYWAFVADHRALMAGNPRTARAVAGLERLGDARRLLADERRRGDGPP from the coding sequence ATGCGACTCGCCTCTGGGCGACACGCCCCGCCACGGTCGGAGAGGAAACCACGGGCCGGCGCAGAGCCGGGCAAGGAGGCACGTGTGACCGCGACCCGCCCGCACTGGCTGTTCGCGGACCAGCTGGGTCCCCACTTCCTGACGCCGGAGGACCCTGGACCCGACGCCGACGCGCCGGTGGTGCTCGTCGAGTCCCTGGCCGTGCTGCGTCGGCGCGTCTTCCACCGCGCCAAGGCGCACCTGGTCCTGTCCGCCCTTCGACACCGGGCGGCCGAGCTGGGGGACCGGGCGCGGTACGTCCGGGCGGACACCTACCGGGAAGGGCTCCGCCTGGCCGTCGGCGACGCGGCGGTCACCGTGCACCACCCCACCTCCAGGGCGGCGCTCGCTCTCGTGGACCGGCTGCCGCAGGTGGAGGTGCTGCCGCCGCGCGGATTCCTGACCGACTTCGCCGCGTTCCGGCGCTGGGCAGGGAGCCGCGGCCCGCGGCGCCTGCTGCTGGAGGACTTCTACCGTTCGGTGCGGGAACGGCACGAACTGCTGATGGACGCGGGACAGCCGGCCGGCGGCCGGTGGAACCTGGACGTGGAGAACAGGGAACGGCCGCCGCGCGGTGCCGGCCGGCTCCCGGTGGAGCCGCCCTGGCAGCCCGAGGAGGACGAGATCGACCAGGAGGTGCGGGCCGACCTGGACCGGTGGGAACGCCGGGGCGAGGTCCGGTTCCTGGGCCGCGACGGCCCACGCCGTTTCGCGGCCACTGGAACCGAGGCGCGTCAGGCGCTTGCCCACTTCCTCGCCCGGCGCCTGCCCGACTTCGGCCGCTGGGAGGACGCGATGCTCTCCCAGGACCCGTGGATGGCCCACAGCCTGCTGTCGGCGCCGCTCAACCTCGGCCTGCTCGACCCGCTGGAGTGCGTGCGCGGCGCCGAGGACGCGTACCGCTCCGGCGCGGCCCCGCTCAACAGCGTCGAGGGCTTCGTCCGGCAGATCGCCGGGTGGCGCGAGTACGTGTGGCAGCTGTACTGGCACTTCGGCGAGGACTACCGCCACGCGAACGCGCTGGACCACCGCGGGGCCGTCCCGGCGTGGTTCGCCGATCTTGACGCCGACGCCGTCGGGGCCGCCTGTCTGCGCGGCGCTCTGGCCCAGGTCCGCGACACGGGATGGACGCACCACATCCCCCGCCTGATGCTGCTGGGCAACTGGGCGCTGCAGCACGGCTGGGACCCCCGTGCGGTCACCGACTGGTTCCACCGCGCCTTCGTCGACGGCTACGACTGGGTCATGGTTCCCAACGTCGTGGGCATGTCCCAGCACGCCGACGGCGGGCGCATGACCACCAAGCCCTACCTGGCCGGCGGCTCGTACATCCACCGGATGAGCGACTTCTGCGGCTCCTGCCGCTACGACCCGCAGCGGCGGACCGGACCGGAGGCCTGCCCGATGACCACCGGCTACTGGGCGTTCGTCGCCGACCACCGCGCCCTGATGGCGGGCAACCCGCGCACCGCGCGGGCCGTCGCCGGCCTGGAGCGCCTGGGCGACGCCAGGCGGCTGCTGGCGGACGAACGGCGGCGCGGAGACGGGCCGCCGTGA
- a CDS encoding NAD(P)/FAD-dependent oxidoreductase, translating to MARAVRVDAVVVGAGLAGLACANDLCDAGLEVMLLESSYRVGGRMVSDPQDGFLLDRGFQVFNTAYPQVRRRVDLRALRLRAFDPGFVLARADGSVLVGDPTRQRGVLPGLLRLGSARDLAALAAFSARDMLAPVGLLKGGREVTARQALTRAGLSDGFSDEVLAPFLRGVFLDRELTVSGRFFHLVWRSMLRGTLCLPERGVGQVPRQLADRLPAGVLRLRSPVERLGDDGVLLARGREVHAPAVVVATGPTAAGSLLPHLPPVPVRPVTTLYHAAPAPPWTAKQLLVDGEGPLLHSCVVSNVQPAYAPVGTALISTSLLGTASPEQIGLAERRLAALYRTSLRSWERIAVHHVPEALPALPASAPLSNTTRLAPGRYVCGDHRATASVQGALASGSRAARAVLRDLGAVRRLNREPASDIPRETGSSFI from the coding sequence ATGGCGCGTGCGGTGCGAGTGGACGCCGTCGTGGTGGGCGCGGGCCTGGCCGGGCTCGCCTGCGCGAACGACCTGTGCGACGCCGGGCTTGAGGTGATGCTGCTGGAGTCCTCCTACCGCGTCGGCGGGCGCATGGTCTCCGACCCGCAGGACGGCTTCCTGCTCGACCGGGGATTCCAGGTCTTCAACACCGCCTACCCGCAGGTGCGGCGTCGGGTCGACCTGCGGGCGCTGCGCCTGCGGGCCTTCGACCCCGGATTCGTCCTGGCCCGCGCCGACGGCAGCGTCCTGGTGGGCGATCCGACCCGGCAGCGCGGCGTCCTGCCCGGACTGCTGCGGCTCGGCTCCGCACGCGACCTCGCCGCGCTGGCGGCGTTCAGCGCCAGGGACATGCTCGCCCCCGTCGGCCTGCTCAAAGGCGGAAGGGAGGTGACCGCCCGTCAGGCACTGACCAGGGCCGGTCTGAGCGACGGCTTCAGCGACGAGGTACTGGCGCCCTTCCTGCGCGGCGTGTTCCTGGACCGTGAGCTGACGGTCTCCGGCCGGTTCTTCCACCTCGTGTGGCGCAGCATGCTCCGCGGCACGCTCTGTCTGCCGGAACGCGGCGTGGGCCAGGTCCCGCGCCAACTGGCCGACCGTCTGCCCGCGGGGGTGCTGCGGCTCCGCAGCCCGGTCGAGCGCCTCGGCGACGACGGCGTCCTGCTCGCGCGCGGCCGCGAGGTGCACGCGCCCGCGGTGGTCGTGGCCACCGGCCCGACCGCCGCCGGATCGCTGCTGCCGCACCTGCCCCCGGTGCCGGTCCGCCCGGTGACGACGCTCTATCACGCCGCCCCCGCGCCGCCCTGGACCGCGAAGCAGCTCCTGGTGGACGGCGAGGGGCCGCTGCTGCACAGCTGCGTCGTCAGCAACGTCCAGCCGGCCTACGCCCCCGTCGGCACAGCGCTGATCTCCACCTCGCTCCTGGGCACGGCCTCCCCGGAGCAGATCGGGCTCGCCGAGCGGCGCCTGGCCGCGCTCTACCGGACCTCCTTGCGGAGCTGGGAGCGGATCGCCGTGCACCACGTCCCGGAGGCGCTGCCCGCACTCCCCGCCTCGGCTCCGCTCAGCAACACCACCCGGCTCGCTCCCGGCCGCTACGTCTGCGGCGACCACCGGGCCACCGCCTCGGTGCAGGGCGCGCTGGCCTCCGGCTCCCGGGCGGCCCGCGCGGTGCTCAGGGACCTCGGAGCGGTCCGGCGCCTGAACAGGGAGCCCGCCTCTGATATACCTAGAGAAACAGGTAGCTCGTTTATCTAG